Proteins encoded within one genomic window of Acipenser ruthenus chromosome 32, fAciRut3.2 maternal haplotype, whole genome shotgun sequence:
- the LOC131703227 gene encoding uncharacterized protein LOC131703227 yields the protein MEVIDRFEVHLSMKCLAIKLEMKKAILPGLALLQTRPETIAFMEQPAVDRIEMNLKHKQIEKQRGVVTMYKKSMALMIPKAPPLPPRMNHASMSDLPPRRDGNGMASQMMSAYREPCTSTALGKTAYPPERNAAKKGKDPDPRNKGQLPAQKRRAGVSRDSGGNLSPGEKKGATGGPHEPPCFSLQNLQSLRSISNSEWKDRLKWTSSRGS from the exons atggaagttattgatagGTTTGAGGTACACCTGTCAATGAAGTGCCTAGCAATCAAATTGGAAATGAAAAAGGCAATTCTTCCTGGTCTGGCATTATTACAGACAAGACCAGAGACTATAGCTTTCATGGAGCAGCCAGCTGTGGATCGTATTGAGATGAACTTGAAACACAAGCAAATAGAAAAACAGCGGGGAGTGGTTACGATGTATAAAAAGTCCATGGCTTTGAtgatccctaaagctccacctctGCCACCTCGAATGAATCATGCAAGCATGAGCGATCTTCCTCCGAGACGAGACGGCAACGGAATGGCCAGTCAGATGATGTCAGCGTACAGGGAGCCATGTACGTCAACAGCATTGGGGAAGACGGCATACCCTCCCGAAAGAAATgctgcaaaaaaaggaaaagatcCGGATCCAAGGAACAAAGGCCAACTTCCAGCTCAGAAGAGGAGGGCAGGCGTGTCCAGAGACTCCGGAGGAAATCTAAGTCCAGGAGAGAAGAAAGGGGCAACAGGGGGCCCTCACGAGCCGCCGTGCTTCTCA CTCCAAAATCTACAGTCACTGAGATCCATTTCAAATTCAGAGTGGAAGGACAGACTCAAGTGGACAAGCAGCAGAGGATCATAG